A genomic window from Silene latifolia isolate original U9 population chromosome Y, ASM4854445v1, whole genome shotgun sequence includes:
- the LOC141628803 gene encoding uncharacterized protein LOC141628803 — MVRNIQVTIPFAELITQIPPYAKFMKDIITRKREFGEIAIVAFMEESSSLISGKSPPKLKDPGSFSISCVIGDVVINRALCDLGASVSVMPYSIFSKLKLGHLKMTNITLQMADRSVRRPLGILEDVPVKVGIILVDFIVLDIAEDTRTYIILGRPFLCTAGAIIDVKLGRLTLEVGDDVITFSLPETLSRPMIEDTCYSVDIMDECL, encoded by the coding sequence atggTAAGAAACATTCAGGTAACCATTCCTTTTGCTGAGTTAATTACCCAAATACCTCcttacgcaaaatttatgaaagatattattACGCGTAAGAGGGAATTTGGAGAAATAGCTATTGTCGCcttcatggaagagtctagtagtcTAATTTCGGGAAAGTCTCCCCCTAAActgaaggacccgggtagtttctctatttctTGTGTTATAGGAGATGTGGTGATAAATAGGGCGTTGTGTGACCttggagccagtgtcagtgtcatgccctattctatCTTTTCTAAGCTTAAATTGGGTCACCTAAAAATGACCAATATCACCCTACAGATGGCCGACAGATCTGTTAGACGGCCCTTAggtatcttagaggatgtgcctgtCAAGGTAGGCATTATCCTAGtggactttattgttttagatatTGCTGAGGATACCCGCACCTatattattttgggtagaccgtTTTTGTGTACAGCTGGagctattattgatgtcaaactcgGGCGGTTGACcctagaggtaggggatgatgtGATTACGTTTAGTCTGCCCGAGACCTTGTCTAGAccgatgatagaggatacttgttactCTGTTGACATTATGGATGAGTGCCTTTGA